In Micromonospora sp. WMMA1363, a genomic segment contains:
- a CDS encoding replicative DNA helicase produces MSVTDDTRADPRSGGPPYPPARDGQFEKAPPQDIAAEQCVLGGMLLSKDAIADVVEILKSNDFYRPIHTTIFDTILEIYGRGEPADSITVAAALADSGDLVRIGGAPYLHTLIASVPTAANAAYYARIVSERAVLRRLVEAGTRIVQLGYGTAAGGSRDVDDVVDLAQQAVYDVTERRVSEDFAVLADMLQPTLDEIEAVGAQGGVMTGVPTGFTDLDRLLNGLHPGQLIIVAGRPGLGKALALDTPLPTPDGWTTMGEVKVGDRLLAADGRPTTVTAAFDVRRGRPCYEVEFSDGSVIVADAEHLWKTTTRASRRQPERRPRQYWSESSLVHAAHAAVTAESARLVTAARALALVDPDFRNVPHPVTRQVGVSDRTNRLVTRAGKTRNTTAPGYPAGTLPSGLLARAERPGGPPTRVRHDGVVTTAEIAATLRAGIADQRLNHAVANCRPLQLPERDLAVPPYTLGVWLGAGHPGASRFSTADLEVREHVERDGFVVQADGRMVYTVAQPEVAASTDRTCVDCGWSTRALRESLAVKRCVGCGAVNGSLLTLLSRIGVTNDKHIPRDYLRASEAQRRALLAGLMDTDGAVTPAGQLRYTTTSRRLAEDVRELLVGLGYGCTVAATPVADHPSAGSTAYTLNFAALEPVFRTRRKRVAQAACHRDPSDVQTASRFVVDVRPAPSVPVRCVTVDNPDHLYLAGRTMIPTHNSTASMDFARNAAIRADQAAAIFSLEMSKVEIVMRLLSAEARVPLHVLRSGQLSDDDWTKLARCMGEISEAPLFVDDTPSMNLMEIRAKARRLRQKHDLKLIVVDYLQLMTSPKRTESRQQEVADLSRGLKLLAKEVECPVIAVSQLNRGPEQRTDKRPQLSDLRESGCLTADTRLIRADDNSEVTLGELLRADAKDVPVWALDESLRYTPRTLTHVFPSGHREVFRMTLASGKQVDATSNHPFLTAAGWVPLAELLPGTRLATPRHVPPPLAVRSWAEPEVVLLAHLLGNGSLVRCQPIRYASRDESNVAAVTSAARHFGVTAVRDGNAAGRGTTLRLPTPDPPDRGPRTTIAAWLDALGLFGLCAHEKFVPQPIFALPKDQVTLFLRHLWATGGVVAADKSGRGGRIHFASTSRRMLEDISRLLLRYGITARLRCVPTADHRSQYILDIEGRDDQLRFLREIGVHGERARDRVEMLTTLEAVENDTKVDPVPREVWDRVREILAEDGMNHRQFAEATATRFRGSTSWKPAPSRSRLGKIAAVLDAADLDLHATNDIFWDEVVSIESFGEQDVFDATVLGTHNFIANGIAAHNSIEQDADVVLLLHRDDYYDKESPRAGEADFIVAKHRNGPTDTVTVAAQLHLSRFVDMAIV; encoded by the coding sequence GTGTCGGTTACCGACGACACGCGGGCGGACCCGCGCTCCGGAGGGCCGCCATACCCGCCGGCCCGTGATGGCCAGTTCGAGAAGGCGCCGCCACAGGACATCGCAGCCGAGCAGTGCGTACTGGGCGGCATGCTGCTCTCCAAGGACGCCATTGCCGACGTCGTGGAGATCCTCAAGAGCAACGACTTCTACCGGCCGATCCACACCACCATCTTCGACACGATCCTGGAGATCTACGGTCGGGGCGAGCCGGCCGACTCGATCACCGTGGCGGCGGCCCTGGCCGACTCCGGCGATCTGGTCCGCATCGGCGGCGCACCTTACCTGCACACCCTGATCGCGAGCGTGCCCACCGCGGCGAACGCCGCCTACTACGCTCGCATCGTCAGCGAGCGTGCCGTGCTCCGTCGGCTGGTCGAGGCCGGCACCCGGATCGTCCAGCTCGGCTACGGCACCGCCGCCGGCGGCAGCCGGGACGTGGACGACGTCGTCGACCTCGCCCAGCAGGCCGTCTACGACGTCACCGAGCGACGGGTCAGCGAGGACTTCGCGGTCCTCGCCGATATGCTTCAGCCGACTCTCGACGAGATCGAGGCGGTGGGCGCCCAGGGTGGTGTGATGACCGGCGTGCCCACCGGCTTCACCGACCTCGACCGCCTGCTCAACGGCCTGCACCCCGGGCAGCTCATCATCGTGGCCGGCCGGCCTGGTCTGGGAAAGGCGCTCGCCCTCGACACCCCGCTGCCGACACCGGACGGCTGGACCACGATGGGTGAGGTCAAGGTCGGTGACCGGCTGCTCGCCGCCGACGGGCGCCCGACAACCGTCACAGCCGCCTTCGACGTCAGGCGCGGCCGGCCGTGCTACGAGGTGGAGTTCTCCGACGGCTCGGTGATCGTCGCCGACGCCGAGCACCTGTGGAAGACCACCACCCGGGCGAGTCGGCGACAGCCTGAGCGGCGACCCCGCCAGTACTGGTCCGAGTCGTCGCTGGTCCACGCGGCGCACGCCGCGGTGACCGCCGAGTCGGCCCGTCTGGTCACCGCGGCGCGGGCGCTGGCGCTGGTCGACCCCGACTTCCGCAACGTTCCTCATCCGGTCACCCGACAGGTCGGTGTGAGCGACCGGACCAACCGGCTGGTGACGCGGGCGGGAAAGACCAGGAACACGACCGCCCCCGGCTACCCGGCCGGGACGCTGCCGTCCGGTCTCCTCGCTCGGGCTGAGCGCCCGGGCGGCCCACCGACCCGGGTGCGCCACGACGGCGTCGTGACGACCGCCGAGATCGCGGCCACCCTGCGCGCCGGCATCGCGGACCAACGATTGAACCACGCGGTGGCGAACTGCCGCCCGCTCCAGCTGCCGGAACGAGACCTGGCGGTCCCGCCGTACACCCTCGGCGTATGGCTCGGCGCCGGCCACCCCGGCGCCAGCCGCTTCAGCACCGCGGACCTGGAGGTGCGGGAGCACGTCGAGCGGGACGGCTTCGTCGTCCAGGCCGACGGCCGGATGGTCTACACCGTCGCCCAGCCCGAGGTCGCGGCCTCGACGGACCGAACCTGCGTGGACTGCGGCTGGTCGACCCGCGCGCTCCGGGAGAGCCTGGCGGTCAAGCGGTGCGTGGGTTGCGGCGCGGTGAACGGCTCGTTGCTCACGCTGCTCAGCCGGATCGGCGTGACGAACGACAAGCACATTCCGCGGGACTACCTCCGCGCGTCCGAAGCGCAGCGGCGGGCCCTGCTGGCCGGCCTGATGGACACCGACGGCGCGGTGACCCCGGCGGGCCAGCTGCGGTACACGACGACCTCCCGTCGACTCGCCGAAGACGTACGCGAACTGCTGGTCGGTCTCGGCTATGGCTGCACCGTGGCCGCAACGCCCGTCGCGGATCACCCGTCGGCAGGTTCGACGGCGTACACCCTGAACTTCGCCGCGCTGGAGCCGGTCTTCCGCACGAGGCGCAAGCGGGTGGCACAGGCGGCCTGCCACCGTGACCCGTCGGACGTACAGACGGCGTCGCGGTTCGTCGTGGACGTCCGGCCGGCCCCCAGCGTGCCGGTGCGCTGTGTGACGGTCGACAACCCCGATCATCTCTATCTGGCCGGTCGGACGATGATCCCTACGCACAACAGCACGGCGAGCATGGACTTCGCCCGAAACGCAGCGATCCGGGCAGACCAGGCGGCGGCGATATTCTCGCTGGAAATGAGCAAGGTCGAGATCGTCATGCGGCTGCTCTCGGCCGAAGCCCGGGTGCCGCTGCACGTCCTGCGTAGCGGTCAGCTCTCCGACGACGACTGGACGAAGCTTGCCCGGTGCATGGGCGAGATCAGCGAGGCGCCGCTCTTCGTCGACGACACGCCGAGCATGAACCTCATGGAGATCCGCGCCAAGGCGCGTCGGCTCCGGCAGAAGCACGACCTGAAGCTCATCGTGGTCGACTACCTCCAGCTGATGACCTCGCCGAAGCGGACGGAGAGCCGGCAGCAGGAGGTGGCCGACCTGTCGCGTGGCCTCAAGCTTCTCGCCAAGGAGGTCGAGTGCCCGGTCATCGCGGTGAGCCAGCTGAACCGTGGGCCGGAGCAGCGCACCGACAAGCGACCCCAGTTGTCCGATCTGCGGGAGTCCGGTTGCCTGACGGCGGACACCCGGTTGATCCGCGCCGACGACAATTCAGAGGTGACACTCGGTGAGCTGCTGAGGGCCGACGCGAAGGACGTGCCCGTCTGGGCGCTCGACGAGAGCCTCCGCTACACCCCCCGGACCCTGACGCACGTGTTCCCGAGCGGGCATCGTGAGGTGTTCCGGATGACCCTCGCGTCAGGGAAACAGGTCGACGCGACATCGAACCACCCGTTTCTCACCGCTGCCGGCTGGGTGCCGCTCGCCGAGCTTCTTCCGGGTACGCGGCTCGCCACCCCTCGACACGTGCCGCCACCGCTCGCCGTCCGGTCGTGGGCCGAGCCGGAGGTCGTGCTCTTGGCGCACCTACTCGGGAACGGCTCGCTCGTAAGATGCCAACCGATCCGGTACGCCAGCCGCGACGAGTCGAACGTTGCAGCGGTCACGTCGGCGGCCAGGCACTTCGGCGTCACAGCGGTGCGTGATGGCAATGCGGCAGGCAGGGGCACGACCCTTCGGCTGCCGACCCCTGACCCGCCGGACCGCGGACCTCGCACCACAATCGCGGCGTGGCTGGACGCACTGGGACTCTTCGGGCTTTGCGCGCACGAGAAATTCGTACCCCAGCCGATCTTCGCTCTGCCCAAGGACCAGGTCACGCTCTTCCTGCGACATCTCTGGGCGACGGGCGGCGTCGTGGCCGCCGACAAGTCGGGTCGCGGTGGACGGATCCACTTCGCTTCGACGAGCCGAAGGATGCTCGAGGACATCTCCCGGCTGCTGCTCAGGTACGGCATCACTGCCCGGCTCCGGTGCGTTCCGACGGCAGACCACCGATCGCAGTACATCCTCGACATCGAGGGTCGGGACGACCAGCTCCGGTTCCTCCGCGAGATCGGCGTGCACGGGGAACGAGCGCGGGACCGCGTCGAGATGCTCACCACGTTGGAGGCTGTCGAGAACGACACGAAGGTCGACCCGGTGCCCCGCGAGGTGTGGGACCGGGTGCGGGAGATCCTTGCCGAAGACGGAATGAACCATCGGCAGTTCGCCGAGGCGACCGCCACTCGGTTCCGCGGCAGCACATCGTGGAAGCCCGCGCCGAGCCGTTCGCGGCTCGGGAAGATCGCGGCTGTTCTGGACGCTGCCGACCTGGACCTGCACGCCACCAACGACATCTTCTGGGACGAGGTCGTGTCGATCGAGTCGTTCGGCGAGCAGGACGTGTTCGACGCCACGGTGCTGGGGACCCACAACTTCATCGCCAACGGCATCGCCGCCCACAACTCCATCGAGCAGGACGCCGACGTCGTCCTGCTTCTCCACCGCGACGACTACTACGACAAGGAGTCTCCGCGAGCCGGCGAAGCGGACTTCATTGTTGCCAAGCACAGAAACGGGCCGACCGACACGGTCACCGTGGCCGCGCAGCTGCACCTCTCGCGCTTCGTGGATATGGCCATCGTGTAG
- a CDS encoding zf-TFIIB domain-containing protein gives MMSLTCPKCHGEMRQYERSGVVIDQCGECRGIFLDRGELEKLFEAEANWNRQHAMPTPAQPAQQQGGYPPPPAPAPHQPGYGTVPPPAHGYPPAPAYGGHGQHYGYHGHYRRKKRKSFLDEMFG, from the coding sequence GTGATGAGCCTGACCTGTCCCAAGTGTCACGGAGAGATGCGCCAGTACGAGCGCAGCGGCGTCGTCATCGACCAGTGCGGCGAGTGTCGGGGGATCTTCCTCGACCGCGGCGAACTGGAGAAGCTGTTCGAGGCGGAGGCCAACTGGAACCGCCAGCACGCCATGCCCACCCCGGCCCAGCCGGCCCAGCAGCAGGGCGGTTACCCACCGCCGCCCGCCCCGGCTCCCCACCAGCCCGGCTACGGCACGGTGCCGCCGCCGGCGCACGGCTACCCGCCGGCCCCCGCCTATGGCGGCCACGGGCAGCACTACGGCTACCACGGCCACTACCGGCGTAAGAAGCGCAAGAGCTTCCTCGACGAGATGTTCGGCTGA
- a CDS encoding phosphoribosyltransferase family protein — protein sequence MTYRDRAEAGRILADRLTALAGEPDVIVLGLVRGGVPVAEVIAQRLGAPLDVLVVRKLGMPWAREVAFGALGPGGVQVLNDVVASRLSPADIAEVNHREQAELERRERLYRAGRPPLDLAGRTAVIVDDGLATGATARAAVQVARHLGARRVVVAVPVGSQEAYEMLTAEADQVLCPQHHADFMAVSAYFDDFHEVTDDEVTEALTATA from the coding sequence ATGACCTACCGAGACCGGGCCGAGGCGGGACGAATACTCGCCGACCGGCTCACCGCCCTCGCCGGCGAACCGGACGTCATCGTCCTCGGTCTGGTACGCGGTGGCGTGCCCGTGGCCGAGGTGATCGCCCAGCGGCTTGGCGCCCCGCTCGACGTCCTCGTCGTCCGCAAGCTCGGCATGCCCTGGGCCCGCGAGGTCGCCTTCGGTGCCCTCGGTCCCGGCGGGGTGCAGGTGCTCAACGACGTGGTCGCGAGCCGGCTCAGCCCGGCGGACATCGCCGAGGTCAACCATCGGGAACAGGCCGAACTGGAACGCCGTGAACGACTCTACCGAGCCGGCCGCCCCCCGCTGGACCTCGCCGGCCGCACCGCAGTGATCGTCGACGACGGGCTCGCCACCGGGGCAACCGCCCGCGCCGCCGTCCAGGTCGCGCGCCACCTCGGTGCCCGCCGGGTCGTCGTGGCCGTACCGGTCGGCTCACAGGAGGCGTACGAGATGCTCACCGCCGAGGCCGACCAGGTCCTCTGCCCACAGCATCACGCCGACTTCATGGCGGTCAGCGCCTACTTCGACGACTTCCACGAGGTCACCGACGACGAGGTCACCGAGGCGCTGACCGCGACGGCGTGA
- a CDS encoding glycosyltransferase family 87 protein has translation MTAAASTVRHRGWRALDTAAGGLALDLALYAASATFAALTALTSTLLPHRAWGAVAAAGYLLAALAAIGQLLLRRHHPTSPLAGLPARWAVTVFTWTTTALLPVVVQSIERAGGRIDRAQEEVIVVEESGRRLVDIGTPYLGRDAIAALPPGEQLLGYTPYQPGMALFGLPRSAVDAAWSDARVWFALATAAALALTLRTLRRGHAPSDRDGRSAAVLRAVQAATVIPVCSLTLATGGDDLPVLALSLLALAFAATGRPGRAGMAVGLAGALKLFAWPVALVLIIWGMTRRSGWRVAAGALGLPVAALLPALLVDRDALVENLLRFPLGHGLVTSPAQSPFPGQLVASALPTGRAIAAGLLLAAGLAIAVRLAHRPPRGAADASLVCGYGLLAAILFMPSPRFGYLLYPLAFLVWAPALVPPRHPVTPGSANHQAETAGTAYT, from the coding sequence GTGACCGCCGCCGCCTCGACCGTTCGCCACCGCGGCTGGCGGGCCCTCGACACCGCCGCCGGCGGCCTCGCCCTCGACCTGGCCCTCTACGCCGCCTCGGCGACGTTCGCCGCGCTCACCGCACTCACCTCCACCCTGCTCCCGCACCGGGCCTGGGGCGCCGTGGCCGCCGCGGGTTACCTGCTTGCCGCCCTCGCCGCGATCGGTCAGCTCCTGCTCCGGCGTCACCACCCCACCTCCCCGCTGGCCGGGCTGCCCGCCCGCTGGGCGGTCACCGTGTTCACCTGGACCACCACCGCCCTGCTCCCGGTGGTCGTGCAGAGCATCGAACGAGCCGGTGGACGCATCGACCGGGCACAGGAGGAGGTCATCGTCGTCGAGGAGTCCGGGCGAAGGCTGGTCGACATCGGCACCCCCTACCTCGGGCGGGACGCGATCGCCGCGTTACCCCCCGGTGAGCAGCTGCTCGGCTACACGCCGTACCAGCCAGGCATGGCGCTGTTCGGTCTGCCCCGCTCGGCCGTCGACGCGGCGTGGAGCGATGCCCGCGTGTGGTTCGCGCTCGCCACCGCCGCCGCGCTGGCCCTCACCCTACGTACCCTCCGTCGAGGCCACGCCCCCAGCGACCGGGACGGGCGGAGTGCGGCGGTGCTGCGCGCCGTCCAGGCCGCGACCGTGATACCGGTCTGCTCGCTCACCCTCGCCACCGGTGGCGACGACCTGCCCGTCCTCGCGCTCAGCCTGCTCGCCCTCGCCTTCGCCGCCACCGGACGGCCCGGTCGCGCCGGCATGGCGGTGGGCCTGGCCGGTGCGCTGAAACTCTTCGCCTGGCCCGTCGCCCTCGTTCTGATCATCTGGGGTATGACTCGGCGGTCCGGGTGGCGGGTGGCTGCCGGTGCGCTCGGTCTGCCGGTCGCCGCGCTCCTACCCGCGCTGCTCGTCGACCGCGACGCACTGGTGGAGAACCTGCTCCGCTTCCCACTCGGCCACGGCCTGGTGACCAGCCCCGCGCAGTCGCCGTTCCCCGGTCAGCTCGTCGCCTCCGCACTGCCGACCGGCCGCGCGATCGCCGCCGGGCTGCTACTCGCCGCCGGGCTGGCGATCGCTGTTCGGCTCGCCCACCGCCCGCCCCGCGGCGCCGCCGACGCCTCGCTTGTCTGCGGGTACGGACTGCTCGCCGCGATCCTGTTCATGCCCTCGCCCCGGTTTGGTTACCTGCTCTACCCGCTCGCCTTCCTGGTCTGGGCGCCCGCCCTCGTCCCGCCTCGGCACCCGGTCACACCGGGATCGGCGAACCACCAGGCGGAGACGGCCGGCACGGCGTACACCTGA
- a CDS encoding bifunctional diguanylate cyclase/phosphodiesterase yields MTVPKQPDIETDRQLRLLVGLIVVGAAVVTVDAVRVLSTSAVPRSAYDVATLIMLTLMVAVAHLVKVRIRIRSTNHLINWTETAIVIGVAVAPTAWVVISTAIAIAIASLRLPAIKAAFNIGKNVLIAWGTGSVLTLLPWTWSGMESLHLVGLLAVTYLVAVILDEVLAIPVIALAAGTRIRRHFTNGLDLRLAGFGVRFLVAASTLVILQVDSRFLLAIPPLVLSLHLSYSNRIQARTEQQAWQRLARTTDALNVVDLDQVLTTAVTQAAELFSADEVEIELRDGGRMVRGGAGTITYDGPATDPTWVEGTVLTTPLEGHDQAVDVGMLRLRFRGPVRLSEREQYTLRTFASALCTAVRNAQAYAELSRVADEHAYAATHDALTGLANRRHLLDQGTEQLSTRHADGVTALVLIDLNHFKEVNDTLGHAAGDQVLVQVADRLSRAVQPTDLVARLGGDEFAVLLRSLPAPAVAAHRAEALLNTLHEPFDLDGMRVSVEASGGIAAAPATGGMVELLRRADVAMYQAKRAGQRISTYAPNRDTADITRLTLGGDLPRAVADQEFTVNFQPIVDLGTGAVTGAEALARWHHPTHGMIDPLRFLEAVERSGLLPAFAETILDQALVAASTWRDAGFVVPVAVNVSPRSLLDARFPGSVLSRLRAHDLPPHSLVLELTETLTLSQLDIVDRVLSRLRDEGVRLALDDFGTGYSSLSLLSRIPVHTLKIDRSFVTEMESSVEAAAVIRSTLDLGRSLDLTVIAEGVENEPHRRALWELGCTGGQGHLFARPMPAGALLAALRRGSGGHPGLLAAPLHDAGAIVRLPAGRRSAARGRNQPA; encoded by the coding sequence GTGACCGTGCCCAAGCAACCCGACATCGAGACCGATCGGCAGCTTCGTCTGCTCGTCGGTCTCATTGTCGTTGGAGCGGCGGTCGTCACCGTCGACGCGGTACGGGTCCTGTCGACGTCCGCCGTGCCACGGTCCGCATACGACGTCGCGACACTGATCATGCTCACCCTCATGGTCGCCGTCGCTCACCTGGTCAAGGTCCGGATCCGCATCCGGTCGACGAACCATCTGATCAACTGGACCGAGACCGCAATCGTCATCGGCGTGGCGGTCGCACCGACCGCATGGGTAGTAATCAGCACCGCGATCGCGATCGCGATCGCGTCGCTGCGGCTGCCAGCGATCAAGGCCGCATTCAACATCGGCAAGAACGTCCTCATCGCCTGGGGCACCGGATCTGTCCTGACGCTGCTCCCGTGGACCTGGTCCGGCATGGAGTCCCTCCACCTGGTGGGGCTACTCGCGGTGACGTACCTGGTCGCCGTGATCCTCGATGAGGTGCTCGCCATTCCGGTCATCGCGCTCGCCGCCGGCACCCGCATCCGGCGGCACTTCACCAACGGCCTCGACCTCCGGCTCGCGGGCTTCGGGGTCCGCTTCCTCGTCGCCGCGTCGACGCTCGTGATCCTCCAGGTGGACAGCCGCTTCCTGCTCGCCATTCCGCCGCTCGTCCTCAGTCTGCACCTCTCGTACTCCAACCGGATCCAGGCCCGCACCGAGCAGCAGGCCTGGCAGCGGCTCGCGCGCACCACCGACGCGCTCAACGTGGTCGACCTCGACCAGGTTCTCACCACCGCCGTCACCCAGGCCGCCGAACTCTTCTCTGCCGACGAGGTGGAAATCGAGCTGCGCGACGGCGGACGCATGGTCCGCGGCGGCGCCGGCACGATCACCTACGACGGGCCAGCCACCGACCCGACCTGGGTCGAAGGCACGGTGCTGACCACCCCGCTGGAGGGTCACGACCAAGCCGTCGATGTGGGCATGCTGCGCCTGCGGTTCCGCGGTCCAGTACGGCTCTCCGAGCGCGAGCAGTACACCCTGCGCACCTTCGCGTCCGCGCTCTGCACGGCGGTACGCAACGCGCAGGCGTACGCGGAACTGTCCCGGGTCGCCGACGAACACGCGTACGCGGCCACCCACGACGCCCTCACCGGGCTGGCGAACCGCCGGCACCTGCTCGACCAGGGCACCGAACAGCTCAGCACCCGGCATGCCGACGGCGTGACCGCCCTGGTCCTGATCGACCTGAATCACTTCAAGGAGGTCAACGACACGCTCGGGCACGCCGCCGGGGACCAGGTGCTGGTGCAGGTCGCCGACCGGCTGAGCCGGGCCGTGCAGCCCACCGACCTGGTGGCGAGGCTGGGCGGCGACGAGTTCGCCGTACTGCTACGGAGTCTGCCCGCCCCGGCGGTCGCCGCGCACCGGGCGGAGGCCCTGCTCAACACGTTGCACGAGCCGTTCGACCTGGACGGCATGCGAGTCAGCGTCGAGGCGAGCGGTGGCATCGCCGCCGCCCCGGCCACCGGCGGCATGGTCGAGCTGCTGCGCCGCGCGGACGTCGCGATGTACCAGGCGAAGCGGGCCGGCCAACGCATCTCGACGTACGCCCCGAACCGGGACACCGCCGACATCACCCGCCTCACCCTCGGCGGGGACCTCCCCCGGGCGGTGGCCGACCAGGAGTTCACCGTCAACTTCCAGCCGATCGTCGACCTCGGCACCGGCGCGGTGACCGGCGCGGAGGCGCTGGCCCGATGGCACCACCCCACCCACGGCATGATCGACCCACTGCGCTTCCTGGAGGCGGTGGAGCGGTCCGGGCTGCTGCCAGCGTTCGCCGAGACGATCCTCGACCAGGCGCTCGTCGCGGCGTCGACCTGGCGGGACGCCGGCTTTGTCGTCCCGGTGGCGGTCAACGTCTCACCCCGCAGTCTCCTCGACGCCCGGTTCCCTGGCTCGGTGCTCTCCCGGCTCCGCGCCCACGACCTGCCGCCGCACAGCCTGGTGCTGGAACTGACCGAAACACTCACCCTGAGTCAGCTCGACATCGTCGACCGGGTGCTCAGCCGGCTGCGGGACGAGGGTGTCCGGCTCGCGCTCGACGACTTCGGCACCGGCTACTCGTCCCTCTCCCTGCTCTCCCGCATACCGGTGCATACGCTGAAGATCGACCGAAGCTTCGTCACCGAGATGGAGAGCTCCGTCGAGGCCGCCGCCGTCATCCGGTCCACGCTGGACCTCGGGCGCAGTCTCGACCTCACCGTGATCGCCGAGGGGGTGGAGAACGAGCCGCACCGCCGCGCCCTGTGGGAGCTGGGTTGCACGGGCGGGCAGGGGCACCTCTTCGCCCGGCCGATGCCCGCCGGCGCGCTGTTGGCCGCGCTGCGACGCGGCTCTGGTGGCCACCCGGGCCTGCTCGCGGCACCGCTGCACGACGCCGGTGCGATCGTCCGTCTCCCCGCCGGGCGGCGGTCCGCCGCCCGCGGCCGGAACCAGCCGGCCTGA
- the moaC gene encoding cyclic pyranopterin monophosphate synthase MoaC, with product MTNPAQLTHVDAAGAARMVDVSAKAVTGRLAVAAGRLRTTAEVVDLLRRDGLPKGDALAVGRLAGVMGAKRTPDLIPLCHPIALHGVTVDLSLTDDTVEITATARTADRTGVEMEALTAVAVAGLALVDMVKAVDPAASVDAVRVLRKEGGKTGPWLRPQDRP from the coding sequence GTGACGAATCCCGCGCAGCTCACCCACGTCGACGCGGCCGGTGCGGCTCGCATGGTCGACGTCTCCGCGAAGGCGGTAACCGGTCGGCTGGCCGTCGCCGCCGGCCGGCTCCGGACCACAGCCGAGGTCGTCGACCTGCTGCGCCGCGACGGGCTGCCGAAGGGCGATGCCCTCGCCGTCGGTCGGCTCGCCGGCGTCATGGGTGCGAAACGCACCCCGGACCTGATCCCGCTCTGCCATCCGATCGCCCTGCACGGCGTCACCGTCGACCTGTCGCTCACCGACGACACCGTCGAGATCACCGCGACGGCGCGAACGGCCGATCGCACCGGCGTCGAGATGGAGGCGCTCACCGCGGTCGCCGTCGCCGGCCTGGCCCTGGTGGACATGGTGAAGGCGGTGGACCCGGCGGCCTCCGTGGACGCCGTCCGGGTGCTGCGCAAGGAGGGCGGCAAGACCGGCCCGTGGCTTCGCCCGCAGGACCGGCCGTGA
- a CDS encoding MogA/MoaB family molybdenum cofactor biosynthesis protein, producing MIRARVVVASNRASAGVYADTSGPLLAAGLRDLGCEVDEPVIVVPDGDPVGEALRAAAAEGVDVVVTSGGTGINPSDRTPELTRALLDHEIPGIAEAIRAYSRDRVPTAVLSRGVAGVLGRTLVVNLPGSTGGARDGLAVLGPILAHAVDQIRGGDH from the coding sequence GTGATCCGGGCGCGGGTGGTCGTGGCCTCCAACCGGGCCTCCGCCGGGGTGTACGCGGACACCAGCGGCCCGCTGCTCGCCGCCGGCCTGCGGGACCTCGGCTGCGAGGTGGACGAGCCGGTGATCGTCGTGCCGGACGGCGACCCGGTCGGCGAGGCGCTGCGGGCCGCCGCGGCGGAGGGCGTGGACGTCGTCGTGACCAGCGGTGGCACCGGCATCAACCCCTCGGATCGCACGCCCGAGCTGACCCGGGCGCTGCTCGACCACGAGATCCCGGGTATCGCCGAGGCGATCCGCGCGTACAGTCGGGACCGGGTGCCCACTGCGGTGCTGTCCCGAGGGGTTGCCGGTGTGCTCGGCCGGACGCTGGTGGTCAACCTGCCCGGCTCGACCGGTGGCGCCCGTGACGGACTGGCCGTGCTCGGTCCGATCCTCGCCCACGCCGTCGATCAGATCCGGGGTGGCGACCACTGA